The bacterium genome window below encodes:
- a CDS encoding mercuric reductase → MAEPIQVLPADEWNTRLVENVHPPKWQNPTPEGRYNLVVLGAGTGGLITALIASSLGARVALIERHLMGGDCLNVGCVPSKAVIRGAQVVHEAREAARFGMPAGAEDLGDFEEVMRRMREIRARISDEDSAERYSEEFGIDVYLGEARFVGEGRVEVGGQALEYKKAVIATGARAVAPPIEGLAEAGYLDNETVFSLTERPKRIAVIGAGPIGCELAQSFQRLGSQVHVLERMDQILTREDPDAARIVQDVMAREGVDLIFGCGIERVERRGDERVIHLTCPEKGARELVVDEILVGAGRAPNVEGMGLETVGVRFDPKVGVEVDDTLRTSNKRIWAVGDVCMQWKFTHAADAAAKIAVQNALFAVGPFGRKKLSDLMMPWSTYTEPEIAHVGLYERDAAEQGIEIDTYQVGIAESNRAVTDGQEEGLVKVHVKKGTDTIVGATIVAAHAGDLITQLTMAIQHGIGLGAFTGVIYPYPTQGEAIKRAAGAYTRTRLTPTVKRLFETFLAWTR, encoded by the coding sequence ATGGCAGAGCCGATCCAGGTCCTCCCCGCCGACGAGTGGAATACCCGCCTCGTCGAGAACGTCCATCCGCCGAAGTGGCAGAACCCCACGCCCGAAGGCCGGTACAACCTGGTCGTGCTGGGCGCCGGGACCGGCGGACTGATCACGGCGCTGATCGCGTCGAGCCTGGGCGCGAGGGTCGCGCTGATCGAGCGCCACCTGATGGGCGGCGACTGCCTGAACGTCGGCTGCGTGCCCTCGAAGGCCGTGATCCGCGGAGCGCAGGTCGTCCACGAGGCGCGCGAAGCGGCCCGGTTCGGCATGCCGGCGGGCGCGGAAGACCTCGGCGACTTCGAGGAGGTGATGCGGCGCATGCGCGAGATCCGGGCGCGGATCAGCGACGAGGACTCGGCCGAGCGCTACTCCGAGGAGTTCGGCATCGACGTCTACCTGGGCGAGGCGCGCTTCGTGGGCGAGGGCCGCGTCGAGGTCGGGGGCCAGGCCCTCGAGTACAAGAAGGCGGTGATCGCGACGGGCGCTCGCGCGGTCGCACCGCCGATCGAAGGGCTCGCCGAGGCGGGCTACCTCGACAACGAGACGGTCTTCTCGCTGACCGAGCGGCCGAAGCGGATCGCCGTGATCGGCGCCGGGCCGATCGGCTGCGAGCTCGCGCAATCCTTCCAGCGTCTCGGCTCCCAGGTCCACGTCCTGGAACGCATGGACCAGATCCTCACGCGTGAGGATCCGGACGCCGCGCGGATCGTGCAGGACGTGATGGCCCGCGAGGGCGTCGACCTGATCTTCGGCTGCGGGATCGAGCGCGTCGAACGGCGTGGCGACGAACGCGTGATCCACCTGACCTGCCCCGAGAAGGGCGCGCGGGAGCTCGTCGTCGACGAGATCCTGGTGGGGGCCGGCCGCGCTCCGAACGTCGAGGGCATGGGGCTCGAGACGGTGGGGGTCCGCTTCGACCCGAAGGTCGGTGTCGAGGTCGACGACACCCTGCGCACGAGCAACAAGCGCATCTGGGCCGTCGGTGACGTGTGCATGCAGTGGAAGTTCACGCACGCCGCCGACGCCGCCGCGAAGATCGCCGTCCAGAACGCGCTCTTCGCCGTCGGGCCCTTCGGCCGCAAGAAGCTCTCGGACCTGATGATGCCCTGGTCGACCTACACCGAGCCCGAGATCGCCCACGTCGGTCTCTACGAAAGGGACGCGGCGGAGCAGGGCATCGAGATCGACACCTATCAGGTCGGGATCGCCGAATCGAACCGTGCGGTCACCGATGGTCAGGAGGAGGGCCTCGTGAAGGTCCACGTCAAGAAGGGCACCGACACCATCGTCGGAGCCACGATCGTCGCGGCGCACGCCGGGGATCTCATCACGCAGCTCACGATGGCGATCCAGCACGGCATCGGCCTCGGCGCCTTCACCGGCGTGATCTACCCCTATCCGACCCAGGGCGAGGCGATCAAGCGCGCGGCAGGGGCCTACACGCGAACACGACTCACGCCGACCGTGAAGCGTCTCTTCGAGACCTTTCTCGCCTGGACGCGCTGA
- a CDS encoding TVP38/TMEM64 family protein, with protein sequence MAAPTGTEQEPNTQAEPTSGGSPLLVKVLIGVALLALVIFLGRSAGAYVPRFAEWVGGLGALGPIVFVFGYAAAVIGFVPGSVLTLASGAIFGLAEGTLYVFVAAVLGSTGAFLIARHGARAAVERRIEGDARFAAIDRAVGREGRKIVFLLRLSPVFPFNLLNYALGLTQVRLADYVIASLGMLPGTLLYVYTGKLIGDVAAVAGGVQTEAGTADWVVRGVGLAATAVVTLYITRIARRALDAATDEDASA encoded by the coding sequence ATGGCAGCGCCGACCGGAACCGAGCAAGAGCCGAACACGCAGGCGGAGCCCACCTCCGGCGGAAGCCCCCTCCTCGTCAAGGTCCTGATCGGCGTGGCGCTCCTCGCCCTCGTGATCTTCCTCGGCCGGAGCGCGGGCGCCTATGTCCCGCGCTTCGCGGAATGGGTCGGGGGCCTCGGCGCGCTCGGCCCGATCGTCTTCGTCTTCGGTTATGCGGCCGCGGTCATCGGCTTCGTGCCGGGCTCGGTCCTGACCCTGGCTTCCGGAGCGATCTTCGGTCTCGCCGAAGGCACGCTCTACGTCTTCGTCGCGGCCGTCCTCGGCTCGACGGGCGCCTTCCTGATCGCGCGCCATGGCGCCCGCGCCGCGGTCGAACGTCGAATCGAAGGCGACGCCCGCTTCGCCGCGATCGATCGCGCGGTCGGACGCGAGGGGCGCAAGATCGTGTTCCTGCTCCGCCTCTCGCCGGTCTTCCCCTTCAACCTGCTCAACTATGCCCTCGGACTCACGCAGGTCCGGCTCGCGGACTACGTGATCGCATCGCTCGGCATGCTGCCGGGGACGCTCCTCTACGTCTACACGGGCAAGCTGATCGGCGACGTCGCCGCGGTCGCTGGCGGCGTGCAGACCGAGGCGGGTACGGCGGATTGGGTCGTGCGCGGCGTCGGACTCGCCGCCACCGCCGTCGTCACCCTCTACATCACGCGCATCGCCCGCCGTGCCCTCGACGCAGCGACGGACGAAGACGCCTCGGCCTGA
- a CDS encoding MFS transporter: MPPESKGTFGALRISDFRTLFAGTVLSFTAFFMSTLVQGYVAFELEGLNVAVGTAVFGQGLGMMLIGPLGGAYADRLPKRLVIVIGQGVSAVSLAVLAVRYREGTITVANLAFNSFVMGSAFAFIGPARQALVVDLVPASLRGNAMTLTNVSNTTSRLLGPAVAGWFLRVEALGPAAAYWTMAGLYLGSGMLLALLPRSVVRDNVGETHVLQDLREGLTYAWRHVQLRNLLIFFVSVMLVGFPHVALMNGWLETEVGRPREDVAIVAIFSAIGAFTASLSLARFADADVATRIYSWMAIGFGVTLILFALAPSYESGLAAIVLVGATSGGFHALNGAVTARVTEVAFMGRVMSLNFLAFAGFSLVSPITGGLGDRFGVNNVLLAMGVIVLVLSLAMSVVVRGDARRIANA; the protein is encoded by the coding sequence ATGCCTCCCGAAAGCAAAGGCACGTTCGGCGCTCTGCGCATCTCCGATTTTCGAACGCTCTTCGCCGGGACGGTTCTCTCGTTCACCGCCTTCTTCATGTCGACCCTCGTCCAGGGATACGTGGCGTTCGAGCTCGAGGGGCTGAACGTCGCGGTGGGAACCGCGGTCTTCGGGCAGGGCCTCGGGATGATGTTGATCGGGCCCCTCGGCGGCGCCTACGCCGACCGACTCCCGAAGCGACTCGTGATCGTGATCGGCCAGGGCGTCTCCGCCGTCTCCCTCGCCGTGCTCGCCGTCCGCTATCGCGAAGGCACGATCACGGTCGCGAACCTCGCCTTCAACTCCTTCGTGATGGGGAGCGCCTTCGCCTTCATCGGCCCCGCGCGCCAGGCCCTGGTCGTCGACCTCGTGCCGGCCTCCTTGCGCGGGAACGCGATGACCCTGACCAACGTCTCGAACACGACCTCGCGGCTGCTGGGCCCGGCGGTCGCGGGCTGGTTCCTGCGGGTCGAAGCGCTCGGTCCGGCGGCGGCCTACTGGACCATGGCGGGGCTCTATCTGGGGTCGGGGATGCTCCTCGCGCTCCTGCCTCGCTCGGTGGTCCGGGACAACGTGGGCGAGACCCACGTGCTCCAGGATCTCCGGGAAGGGCTCACCTACGCCTGGCGACACGTCCAGCTCCGGAATCTGCTGATCTTCTTCGTGAGCGTGATGCTCGTCGGCTTCCCGCACGTCGCGCTGATGAACGGCTGGCTCGAGACCGAGGTCGGGCGTCCGCGCGAGGACGTGGCGATCGTCGCGATCTTCTCGGCGATCGGCGCGTTCACCGCGAGCCTCTCGCTGGCGCGCTTTGCGGACGCCGACGTCGCGACCCGGATCTACTCCTGGATGGCGATCGGCTTCGGCGTCACCTTGATCCTCTTCGCGCTCGCGCCGAGCTACGAGAGCGGTCTCGCGGCGATCGTGCTGGTCGGCGCGACGAGCGGGGGCTTCCATGCGTTGAACGGCGCCGTGACTGCCCGCGTGACGGAGGTCGCGTTCATGGGCCGCGTCATGTCGCTCAACTTTCTCGCCTTCGCTGGCTTCAGCCTGGTCTCGCCGATCACCGGAGGACTCGGGGATCGCTTCGGGGTGAACAACGTGCTGCTGGCGATGGGCGTGATCGTGCTGGTCCTCTCGCTCGCGATGTCCGTCGTCGTGCGCGGTGACGCAAGACGAATCGCGAACGCCTGA
- a CDS encoding VWA domain-containing protein, with translation MRTRPDSGPRGPVLFVSFSALMTALLGVFFLAACATDDASAPEPRVVAQEPPPTPPEVPVAETPQPVAATPEPDDPFAGVEEVVTTGSGAAMLLSEVEASAIAFDSDDLAGLGASDLRTNRPGAQKGVARRRMEKLRYSDYVPNLEIASPPPPIDWNTERYDESAEQGFLKPGDAPLSTFSVDVDTASYANVRRFLREQTRPPVGAVRIEELVNYFRYPRRVATSEAPFAVDMEIFEAPWRDEHRVVRIAVEGKEMARKEVPPRNLVFLLDVSGSMRGADRLGLVKYGMERLVETLRPIDRVSIVVYAGASGLVLPPTPGNEESKIVDALERLEAGGSTAGAAGLVLAYRTAREHFDDEGINRVILATDGDFNVGVSNRSELVKMIERERESGVELTVLGVGRGNLNDATMEQLADHGNGNYAYMDSRQEARKVLVEQADATLVTIAKDVKIQVEFNPEKVRAYRLIGYENRRLADQDFNDDTKDAGEIGAGHHVTALYEIVPVDAKGGVQGATVDPLRYQTVPDLTEAAGTGEWLTLKLRYKDPGEDESKLLTAALAGQPGRVKSASENARFSTAVALFGMLLRDSEFKGAGSYRLVERLAEGALGDDEHGERSEFLELVSLARKL, from the coding sequence ATGCGAACGCGCCCCGACTCCGGACCCCGCGGTCCGGTCCTCTTCGTCTCGTTCTCGGCCCTGATGACCGCCCTGCTCGGCGTCTTCTTCCTGGCCGCCTGCGCGACCGACGACGCCTCGGCTCCCGAGCCGAGGGTCGTCGCTCAGGAGCCCCCGCCGACGCCACCCGAGGTACCGGTCGCCGAGACGCCCCAGCCGGTCGCCGCGACGCCGGAGCCGGACGACCCCTTCGCCGGCGTCGAAGAGGTGGTCACCACGGGCTCCGGCGCGGCGATGCTCCTGTCCGAGGTCGAGGCCTCCGCCATCGCCTTCGATTCGGACGACCTCGCTGGGCTCGGCGCGTCCGATCTCCGCACGAATCGCCCCGGTGCCCAGAAGGGGGTCGCGCGACGTCGGATGGAGAAGCTCCGATACAGCGACTATGTCCCGAACCTCGAGATCGCGTCGCCGCCGCCGCCGATCGACTGGAATACCGAGCGCTACGACGAGAGCGCGGAGCAGGGCTTCCTCAAGCCCGGCGATGCGCCGCTCTCGACGTTCTCCGTCGACGTGGATACGGCCTCCTACGCGAACGTACGTCGCTTCCTCCGTGAGCAGACGCGTCCGCCGGTCGGTGCCGTCCGGATCGAGGAGCTGGTCAACTACTTCCGCTATCCGCGACGAGTGGCGACGTCGGAAGCGCCCTTCGCCGTCGACATGGAGATCTTCGAGGCACCGTGGCGCGACGAACACCGCGTGGTGCGGATCGCGGTGGAAGGCAAGGAGATGGCGCGCAAGGAGGTGCCGCCCCGCAACCTCGTCTTCCTGCTCGACGTCTCCGGCTCGATGCGCGGTGCCGACCGCCTCGGTCTGGTGAAGTACGGGATGGAGCGGCTCGTCGAGACGCTGCGTCCGATCGATCGGGTCTCGATCGTCGTCTATGCCGGCGCGAGCGGGTTGGTCCTGCCGCCGACGCCGGGAAACGAAGAGTCGAAGATCGTCGACGCCCTCGAACGTCTCGAGGCCGGCGGGTCCACGGCGGGCGCCGCCGGGCTCGTGCTCGCCTACCGAACCGCGCGCGAGCACTTCGACGACGAGGGCATCAATCGCGTCATCCTGGCGACCGACGGCGACTTCAACGTCGGCGTGTCGAACCGTTCCGAGCTCGTGAAGATGATCGAGCGGGAGCGGGAGAGTGGCGTCGAGCTCACGGTGCTCGGCGTTGGTCGGGGCAACCTCAACGACGCGACGATGGAACAGCTCGCGGACCACGGGAACGGCAACTACGCCTACATGGATTCGCGCCAGGAGGCTCGCAAGGTCCTGGTCGAGCAGGCCGATGCGACCCTGGTCACGATCGCGAAGGACGTGAAGATCCAGGTCGAGTTCAACCCGGAGAAGGTCCGTGCCTATCGGCTGATCGGCTACGAGAACCGTCGCCTCGCCGACCAGGACTTCAACGACGACACCAAGGACGCCGGCGAGATCGGCGCCGGTCATCACGTGACGGCGCTCTACGAGATCGTGCCCGTCGATGCGAAGGGCGGCGTCCAGGGGGCGACCGTCGATCCGCTTCGATACCAGACGGTTCCCGACCTGACCGAGGCGGCGGGGACGGGGGAGTGGCTCACGCTCAAGCTCCGCTACAAGGATCCCGGCGAAGACGAGAGCAAGCTCCTGACCGCTGCGCTCGCAGGCCAGCCGGGACGGGTGAAGTCCGCGAGCGAGAACGCTCGCTTCTCGACGGCGGTCGCCCTCTTCGGGATGTTGCTGCGAGACAGCGAGTTCAAGGGCGCGGGCAGCTATCGCCTGGTCGAGCGCCTCGCGGAGGGTGCCCTCGGCGACGACGAGCACGGAGAACGAAGCGAGTTCCTCGAGCTCGTCTCGTTGGCCCGCAAGCTCTAG
- a CDS encoding ubiquinone biosynthesis protein COQ4, protein MPPRRNPILFREAWDAIRALIRDPDDTPQVFRIIRALSGNSQERSFQRFLASEHGPTILAENRVLLETLSDRAYLESLPEGTLGRAYAEFTAREEITADGLVDASDSVERPEEEEIDERRLLFGQRLRDSHDLWHVVTGYGRDLFGEAALLSFTYRQIRNRGIGFIVVVAYLKARGPMAGERVLIRDGFRRAGRAAWLPGADWEALLERPLDEVRRTLGVVPIEHYEGLRSGGAPALA, encoded by the coding sequence ATGCCGCCTCGCCGCAACCCAATCCTCTTTCGCGAAGCCTGGGACGCAATCCGGGCGCTGATCCGTGACCCCGATGACACGCCGCAGGTCTTCCGGATCATTCGTGCGCTCTCGGGCAACTCCCAGGAGCGTTCCTTCCAGCGCTTTCTCGCCTCGGAGCACGGCCCGACGATCCTCGCCGAGAACCGTGTCCTGCTCGAGACCCTGTCCGATCGGGCCTACCTCGAGTCCCTGCCCGAGGGCACGCTCGGCCGCGCCTACGCCGAGTTCACGGCTCGCGAGGAGATCACCGCCGACGGGCTCGTCGACGCGAGCGACTCCGTCGAACGTCCCGAAGAGGAGGAGATCGACGAGCGGCGGTTGCTCTTCGGCCAGCGCCTTCGCGACAGCCACGACCTCTGGCACGTGGTGACCGGCTACGGCCGCGACCTCTTCGGCGAAGCCGCGCTCCTCTCGTTCACCTATCGCCAGATCCGCAACCGCGGCATCGGCTTCATCGTCGTCGTCGCCTACCTGAAGGCCCGTGGTCCGATGGCCGGGGAACGCGTGTTGATCCGTGACGGCTTCCGACGCGCCGGCCGCGCCGCATGGCTGCCCGGTGCCGATTGGGAAGCGCTCCTCGAGCGCCCCCTCGACGAAGTCCGTCGAACCCTCGGTGTCGTGCCGATCGAACACTACGAAGGATTGCGTTCCGGAGGCGCCCCCGCCCTCGCTTGA
- a CDS encoding TetR/AcrR family transcriptional regulator: MNKNVHKASDAPRRRRRTADVARREILDAAKKRLMEGGPDNVRLKQIGEEIGLSHSSILHHFGSRDALMEALREDAFGALAQDLAARLATPGDGDPTIDFFEKVAETLGQQGYGRLLAWQMMSGNVPNRGSIGRTVLGPDGSGGLLRGVAGHLQKIRDGRAKALGEAEPDLEETRRVVAMIGCFALGEALAGHLMVRSAGLGSEPEDRRVFRAWVAKLTERALFPEVPDADRAEPRDAGTESTDVPRGRPAPKNLAHEISSANGLLDD, from the coding sequence ATGAACAAGAATGTCCACAAGGCGTCGGACGCGCCTCGGCGCCGCCGGCGTACGGCGGACGTCGCCCGCAGGGAGATCCTCGACGCCGCCAAGAAGCGGTTGATGGAGGGCGGTCCGGACAACGTCCGACTGAAGCAGATCGGCGAGGAGATCGGACTCTCCCACTCGTCGATCCTGCACCACTTCGGAAGCCGCGACGCGCTCATGGAGGCGCTCCGCGAAGACGCCTTCGGCGCGCTCGCTCAGGATCTCGCGGCGCGCCTGGCGACGCCGGGGGACGGCGATCCGACGATCGACTTCTTCGAGAAGGTGGCCGAGACCCTCGGCCAGCAGGGCTACGGACGCCTGCTCGCCTGGCAGATGATGTCGGGGAACGTGCCGAACCGGGGTTCGATCGGCCGCACGGTGCTGGGGCCGGACGGCTCGGGCGGACTGCTGCGCGGCGTGGCGGGGCATCTCCAGAAGATTCGCGACGGCCGCGCGAAGGCGCTCGGCGAGGCCGAGCCCGATCTGGAAGAAACCCGACGCGTCGTCGCGATGATCGGTTGCTTCGCGCTCGGTGAAGCCCTCGCCGGCCACCTCATGGTCCGGAGCGCAGGTCTCGGCTCGGAACCGGAGGACCGCCGCGTCTTTCGGGCCTGGGTCGCCAAGCTCACGGAGCGGGCGCTCTTCCCGGAGGTGCCCGACGCCGATCGGGCCGAGCCGCGGGACGCGGGGACGGAGTCCACCGACGTTCCGCGCGGTCGTCCTGCCCCGAAGAACCTGGCGCACGAGATCTCGTCCGCCAACGGCCTCTTGGACGACTGA